Below is a window of Trichosurus vulpecula isolate mTriVul1 chromosome 4, mTriVul1.pri, whole genome shotgun sequence DNA.
TCTGAGTCAttcaggggaagagggaagaagctgATCTCCCTCCTGGCCCTGCCTGTCTCAGGTGGTGTGCTGGCAGGGAGCTGGGCGGAGCTGGCCTTATCTGGCCATGAAAGGCagcaagaataaaagaaattagaGCTTCCTGTCTGGAGATGACCCTCTAATTGACCCACTGTCAGTGGGATGGGCACTCTGGATTGTTTATTCCGCTGGTGGGAATGAGCTAGCTTTCTGTCACCCTgtccctcccttgtaacaaattgtGTGTGTTCTGGCTAGAATTAAGTGCCCAatctgttgggaaaactgagttTTCCCTTTGTGTGGTGCTTACTGGGCCTAGGGGGAATTGAATGTGTGATGTTGGCTTCATGAACATAGTACTCTAGCTAACTGAATTAACCATTTCTGGAATAGGGGAAAAGGAAGCATTCTCTGTTAGTGCATGGAGAAGTCAAGCTTTTAGCTCTCAAGGATCTGCAGGTTGAAGTAAAAGACAACTGCTGTCATTGGCCATCCACAGCGACTTACCCGACTGACCTAGGTTCTGTGACATAAGGGGAAGGAGGGCAGCAACCCCAGAAGGAGAGGCTATCTCTATAGGGACATCTAGGGTGTGGTCTCCTGTGGGTGATGAGAAAGATACAAATTTAACTAAGACATGATCCTGGCCCTCCAGGAAGGCCAAGGAGCTTACAGAAGGTTGTCTGGTAAATAATCAGTGGACCAGGAATGATCTGTGAATTATCCCATGTTAGCTGTTGCTTCATCTGGGAAGGGAGAGTGACTGTGTGATTGTCTCAAAGTATGACTGTGACGAAGTGTTCATAACATTTTCCCTGTTTTCTGGATAGTCGGTCCCTGGAGAAACCAGTCTGGCCTGTTCCCCTAAGTCCTGCCCATCGCTCCTTGCTGCTATTGAATCCTTCTTGGGGGTGGAGCTCTCAGAAATAGCCTCCTAGAGCCCCACCTGAGGTGGTCAGATGGAATGGGATGGGTACCCCAGAGACCTATCCTTCTGATTTTGGGGGAGTGGTGGAGAGGAGGGGTTGAGCTAGTCTAGTCTTGGAGAGGTAGCTCTTTGCTATCCCTACCCAGTCACATACATACCTATGATATCAtgcacccctcccctcccaaactcctttcactggAGTGGACAGTTCGGTGATGGTGAGTAGAGTACATGGGTGTCCACCCACCCAGCTCCAGGTACCTTGTAACTCCACCTTCCCCTTGAGACTGTGCGTCATTTCTCTGCCGCTCCCTCTGTGTGCTCACTCCTTTCTCTACCTGTTCAGACAACACTGGGACACTGAACAGATAGCTCCGTGCCCCTTCTGGGTAAGCTTCCTGAATCTTCAGCTTGATTCCTACAGCTGAGCCTGGTGGGTGAAGGAGGTGGCGGATAGCTGTGTCTGTGGCCTAGGGCAGCCTGTCTAGGCTGTTGGGAAGGTCCAGTTAAAAGCTCCTCTTAGCTTTCAGCAATAGAAGGAAATGCTAGCATTGGATTAGGAAAAGGGGGGTGGAAGAGAAGAATCAACAGTCTAGAAGAGACTGGTAGATGCAGCTGAAATGGggaaaaggtttagaagaaaGTCGATGGTGATAGGAGCTAGAAAGAAGAGTAGGGAGTGGTGTAGGGGACCTTTTCTGGATCTGTCTCACCTTTCTGTTCTTTCTGTGTATCAGCAGCAACTGCCATGGAGGTGATCAACCTAGTTGAGCAGCCCATCAAGGTGACGGAGTGGCAGCAGACATACACCTATGACTCGGGCATCCACTCAGGGGCCAACACCTGTGTGCCGTCAGTCAGTGGCAAAGGTACTGTCGAGGAGGACGAGGCCTGTGGCCGCCAATACACACTCAAGAAAACCACTACCTACTCCCAGGGGGCTCCCCAGAACCAAGGTTAGTGCAGTCACATGACTCCCTGTGTTGGCACCACAGAAGGGGTCAGTCTGATGGGAGAGAAAAGACCCATGCCCATACAAAATGCCTAGGAGTAAACTGGGTACAATGCTAAGGGGCCATGGAGTGGTAAGAGTGGGGTGGTGGGAAGACTTGgtagaagaaaggaggggagattgTACTGCTTTGACTGGGCAAAGAGGAGCCCTAGGGGTGTGCCAGGATTATTCCTGGTCCATTGATTATTTAGCAGCTAACCGTCTGTGAGCTCCCTGGCCTTCCTGGAGGGCCAGGATCTGGTCTTGGTTAAATATGTATCTCTCTCATCACCCAGCACAGTGTTTTACACATAGAAGGCTTTTGAGAAATGATCACTGTAGCTGTTTTCTCTGGATTGTGGATTATCTGTGTGTTTTGACTGTTAAAAGCTAGTAACAACTCTCAGTGTTCATGGATAGGCAAGGCTGCATATGTTTGTGTGAGCTGGTAATAATGAAGGTGAGGTCTGCGAAAGGCCTCTGAGGGCACTAAGGACCTTAGCAATCAGGGCATCTATCTGTGGGCAGCCAGCCCTAATGTTTGGCATTGTCAGGTATTGCTTTGGTAGCTGAAAGCCTGGAATCACTGCAGGCAGGTAGGGAGGGAGCAGAGACTGTCTCCTCCTTCCTGTCTAATTAGAGGGTGGGGCTGTTCCAACTCCCTCTGCCAAGGGGCATTTGGGCAATTGCCAGGGTGGGGCTGCTCTGGGAAGCCTCTGGATCTACCACTCCCAGACTAGGGGAGgggctttttggggggtgggggtgggaagagagaccCATGTAGCCAAGTCCTATTCTATACCTGGGGGAACTGCCTTAGACCAGAGACTGGACATAGTCTTCTCAGTTTCCAGAATGGGGAGAAAGTGCCAACTCCATTGCCAAGGTAAGGCAGTGGAGTTCCAGTGTCCCATCTGTCTATCTGATGAATGGATCTCTGGGCTGAAAGGCAAGGCTCTTGATTTCCAGTCCTAGCTCTTTCCCTGACAGGATGGTGTTGGGGATCACTGACCTCTTGGTTTCCCTTGTCATTTCTACCCATCATACAGCTGGGTATACGATGGAATGTTGTCTTCCACTGTTCTCTCATGTCTAATCCTGTCTTATCTCTTGAATCTGTTCCCTCCTTCATActtcactgccaccaccctagtacaGACCATTATTACCTCTTACCTGGCTGGTCTTCCCGCCTCTATATCTCCTATACCCTGTTGCCAGATTAATCTAATTTATGCATAGTAGTTCTGATTGCGTTACGCTCTCCTCAAAACTTTCTTGGGCCCTTATTCCTTACAGGAGCATCTTAAATCCTTAGCCTGACATTCagggccttccacaatctggctttgGCCTTATTTCATTTACCCCCCTTTAGGTTTTCTATGTTCTAGCCAAGTTGTACTGCTCACTCATATGTCCCACAGTTTCCCACTGATGTTCCTTGCTCATGGGATTTCttctgcctggaatgctcacATTTTCACGAGAcaacggggttaaatgacttgcccagggtcacacagctaatacgtgtctgaggctggatttgaactcaggtcctcctaactccagggccagtgctctatccactgctccacctagctgcctctacgttttcacttttttaaatccTACCCTGTTCAAATGCTAACCTCTTTATGAATCCTTGTCAGAAgtgatctttttttcctctgaaccttTGCCCATATCCCTcttaaagcatttatcaagttccATTTTGAATTGAACTTAGCTTATTCCCCTTACTAGGCTGTCAgcattttgagggcagggactcctgTTTTATTGTCTCTTATTGCCACAGTACATTACACATAATgtgtacttaataaatctttgtgtAGTTTCATGGGGAAATTATAATCTTATATTTGCATAGGGCCTGTGCGGTAGGTAGATTAGTTGCTATTATATAAGGAAAGGAGTTAAGCGACTTGAGTATGATCTTTTGGCAAGTTATTCTCAGAGCAGGTACTAGAATCCGTATCTCCTGACAAACCAGCCTTCTGCCCTTTCCATTAAAACACACACCACAACAAGACAGGCAGGATGTCAAAGAAGGGGGCTGAGGGAGTCCTAGAGAAGTCTGGAGGTGGAGCCAGCGTGGTGGTTAGGTCCATTCCGCACACATGGAACCATTCTCCGCATACATGGCACCGCCTCTTTCAAACCTGCCTTTCCTTTGCTTCCAGGTGATCTAGAATGCCAGATGGCGATGACAAGGGCCCAGCGGGTGAGGGCAGCCATGTACCCTGAGACGACCGAGGACCGTTCTATCCTGTTGACAACCCAGATTGACGGACAGGCCACCAACGTGCAACGATTAGCCGAGCCCTCACAGCTGTTAAAGTCGGCCATTGTCCACCTCATCAACTACCAGGATGATGCTGAGCTGGCAACACGAGCCCTGCCTGAACTCACCAAGCTCCTCAATGATGAGGACCCGGTTAGTGGCAGGGGCTGAGGGGAAGTAGGAAAACTGGAATAGAAGGGATTTGCCAGTAGTgctgaggggtgggggggaatcctAAGAAATTGGCATCAAGGCCGTTGGTTGTAGGATTATTATGGGAGGGCCCAgtctctctgcttccagggtagggCAGCCCCTTAGTGGTCTTTCAGCACCAATGCTAAGCTTCTTCAATCTTCCCCTTCTACCCTTTATCCTGCAGGTGGTGGTGAGTAAGGCAGCCATGATCGTGAATCAGCTATCAAAGAAGGAGGCATCCCGGCGGGCGCTGATGGGCTCACCCCAGCTCGTGGCTGCTGTTGTGCGCACCATGCAGAACACCAGCGATCTGGATACTGCCCGCTGTACCACCAGCATCCTGCACAATCTCTCTCACCACCGTGAGGGGCTGCTTGCCATCTTCAAGTCAGGTGGCATCCCTGCTCTGGTCCGCATGCTCAGGTATCAGTCGagcagaaagtatttattaagtacctatctaGAGAGAAGCACAAGGCAGGATTCTTGGCCCCAAGAGGCTTACGGTCAAGTTAAAATGAGTCTTAGCATACTTGAAACAACGAGGGAGCAATAAATGATAGTAAAGGGAGTATAGTACAGAATGTTAGTCTATAGAATATAGTCTATAGAATAAGTCTATAGGGCAAAAATGGGGGAGAACCGTGAGGAGTTGGAGTggtctgggaaggcttcatggagaataTGGGCCCTGATGATGGGTGCCAGGAATTCTCTGCCTTCTGGCCCACTGCTATAGCTTAAGCTTATCCTTACCCTAGCTTCTCCCAGCTGTGTCACCCCTAGCTGCCATCTTTCCTTTCCCAACTGGGAATTCCTTTGAATCTTATTTTCTGATGACACGGGGTATGAGGCTCTGGGTACATTGAAGGGGTTGCCTCTTTCatgcctcccccaccctccatggctctgtcttctcctcaCAGTTCTCCAGTGGAATCAGTCCTGTTCTATGCCATCACAACATTGCATAACCTGCTGCTGTATCAAGAGGGTGCCAAGATGGCTGTCCGCCTGGCTGATGGGCTTCAGAAAATGGTGCCCCTCCTCAACAAGAACAACCCCAAATTCCTGGCCATTACCACTGACTGCCTGCAGCTCCTTGCCTATGGCAACCAGGAGAGCAAGGTGAGGTCATCATTCAGGTGCCGTGAGTCTCCCCTCACTCCCGCTGCCAAAGGAACTTTCCTAAAGCATTCACCTTGACCATGTCCACCCCCTATCCAGCAAGTTCCATTGGtgtcctcccccccacccaggaTCAAATGTGAAATCCTTCGCtcggcatttaaagcctttacaACTTGTCCTCTTTCTactttctcactctcttcccaTGTTTTATTCTCCTCCACGTTCCTTACAACCCTAGCTactttggcctccttgctgttcctatTTTCCAGCAtgctgccttttcactggctctcccccaagcccagaatgctcttcctccctatctccttcctttcctggctttcttcaagatcccatcttctgtaggaagcctttatTGATCTGGTTCCTGCCCTTTGCTGTTCCTCTGAGATCTGAGATTACTTTTTATCTAttctgtgtatgtttgtatataaaaaaaatgagaggtgcatagatttagagccatctccactccCAATGTCcgtatggactatttgtgcccaagctgtggtagagccttctaagctcatattggtctgatcagccacagtgagacacactgtaccttgaccctgatgtagtcatgtcattttggtcctcttccagcatgaaggacaacaaccaaccatgtTTTTGtgtgtacacagttgtttgcttgTCTCCCCAACCAAACTGAGAGCTTCTTGAGAATGGAAAttgtgttttttgcctttctctgtatccccagcacttggcacaacacctggcacatagtaagcacttaataaatgcttgttgactattaaCTGACTGTCTGTCAAGAAGCCTTTTTGGCTGGCTGACCTCACTGCCCTGCTGAAGCCTCTGCCTCTGGCCTCTCCAGTTTTTAGTCACATAGATCCATGGTTCACACTAACATCCTCCCACCACCCTGCCTTTGCTCAgcctctttctctcattctgctccctctccagctcatcatCCTGACCAATGGGGGTCCCCAGGCCCTGGTGCAGATCATGCGTAACTATAGTTACGAGAAGCTGCTCTGGACCACAAGCCGCGTGCTCAAGGTGCTGTCTGTGTGCCCCAGTAACAAGCCTGCCATCGTGGAGGCTGGTGAGGCACCCATTTAGTGGAGACCTTTGGGTGGAACTTGGGTAGGTGGGGCTCTGCATGCGTCACTGCCTACGTCCATCCCTCATAATGCTACTTCTTCTCTAGGTGGTATGCAGGCCCTGGGCAAACACTTGACAAGCAACAGCCCTCGCCTTGTGCAAAACTGTCTGTGGACCCTGCGCAACCTCTCAGATGTAGCCACTAAGCAGGTAAGGGCCTGGGGATTCATCCCTCCTTAGCCCCTCATATCCTCCCATTCTTCTCCTAGGGTGGCCTTCTTCACCCCACCCTCCTCAACACCTACTCCCCAGCTTTCTGCCTAGGGATCCAATACCCCTTCCTTTATGTGGCATGATCATAGCAGCCAGGAATGCCAGATATTATGAAATCTTCTCCTGCCTGGAAGCTTGATGCCTGAAATTCCATCTTCAGAGCTTTATCCCTTTGATTTAAAGCTTTAATCCTTGGAAGGGATCATTTGCATATTAATGTGAAGGAAGGACCCAAGATTAGGTTTTGTTAGGAAAAATGGGTAGAATAGAGACTTTGAAGGTACTAGGGATTTGAGTTGAAAGAGGATGgtgggaaattaggaagagatgGGATAGCTTACTTCAAAATATTGTTTAGTGCTAGCCCAAGTTTCCACATCTCCCCCCATAATGCCAATGTCTTACCTAGCCTGCTGCCCTTAAGGGCTAATTGCCCTAGCTACCCTAACACACTCTGTTCAGGTGACAGGGACAGTGTTGGAGTGGCAGACTAGTGGAGAAAAATATGCCAGACGCTGGTTCAGTCTGAAGGATTAGTTAAGGACTTCAGAGTCTTTTGTTGGGTGgtggtgggagtgggagtgggagtggtGGGGTAGGGCAAGGGAGAGGTGGTGGGACCCTGATAAATCAGCTCAGCTGACAGCATGGTGTAAGGTCAAGAACAGTGGAAAGttgggaggagaaaggatttCAGAGAGTACCTGGTTCAATCAATTGAtaagtaagcatttactatgggCTA
It encodes the following:
- the LOC118847838 gene encoding junction plakoglobin isoform X1, with the protein product MEVINLVEQPIKVTEWQQTYTYDSGIHSGANTCVPSVSGKGTVEEDEACGRQYTLKKTTTYSQGAPQNQGDLECQMAMTRAQRVRAAMYPETTEDRSILLTTQIDGQATNVQRLAEPSQLLKSAIVHLINYQDDAELATRALPELTKLLNDEDPVVVSKAAMIVNQLSKKEASRRALMGSPQLVAAVVRTMQNTSDLDTARCTTSILHNLSHHREGLLAIFKSGGIPALVRMLSSPVESVLFYAITTLHNLLLYQEGAKMAVRLADGLQKMVPLLNKNNPKFLAITTDCLQLLAYGNQESKLIILTNGGPQALVQIMRNYSYEKLLWTTSRVLKVLSVCPSNKPAIVEAGGMQALGKHLTSNSPRLVQNCLWTLRNLSDVATKQEGLDSVLKVLVNQLSVDDVNVLTCATGTLSNLTCNNSKNKTLVTQNSGVEALIHAILRAGDKDDITEPAICALRHLTSRHPEAEMAQNSVRLNYGIPAIVKLLNQPNQWPLVKATIGLIRNLALCPANHAPLQEAAVIPRLVQLLVKAHQDAQRHVAAGTQQPYTDGVKMEEIVEGCTGALHILARDPMNRMEIFRLNTIPLFVQLLYSSVENIQRVAAGVLCELAQDKEAADSIDAEGASAPLMELLHCRNEGTATYAAAVLFRISEDKNPDYRKRVSVELTNSLFKHDPAAWEAAQSMIPINEPYQEDLDATYRSMYPNDGPLDPMEMHMDMDGDYPIDTYSDGLRPPYPTADHMLA